From a single Okeanomitos corallinicola TIOX110 genomic region:
- the petN gene encoding cytochrome b6-f complex subunit PetN translates to MILTLGWVSLLVVFTWSISMVVWGRNGL, encoded by the coding sequence ATGATTTTGACATTGGGTTGGGTATCACTCTTGGTTGTGTTCACTTGGTCTATTTCTATGGTAGTTTGGGGACGCAACGGACTATAA